The Thermincola ferriacetica genome window below encodes:
- the deoC gene encoding deoxyribose-phosphate aldolase: protein MQIDLAKMIDHTILKPNITDDRVRQVCDEAKKFGFASVCVNPCYLPMVSELLRGSGIKACTVIGFPLGANTTETKIYEAEKAVGLGANELDYVLNISDVLNGRYTSVREEMERFVELRSRHEGQIVIKVILETCYLTNEQIIRVCQLARLTGLDFVKTSTGFGAGGATVEHVRLMREIVGPELGVKASGGIKTYEDAAAMVKAGANRIGASNSVAIVSKT, encoded by the coding sequence ATGCAAATTGATCTGGCTAAAATGATTGACCATACCATATTAAAACCAAATATTACTGATGACCGGGTGAGGCAGGTTTGCGACGAAGCTAAAAAATTTGGTTTTGCTTCTGTATGTGTAAACCCGTGTTATCTCCCTATGGTCAGTGAGCTTTTGCGGGGCAGTGGGATAAAAGCATGTACAGTAATTGGTTTCCCGTTGGGAGCCAACACGACCGAAACAAAAATATATGAGGCTGAAAAGGCGGTAGGTCTTGGCGCCAATGAGCTTGATTATGTTTTAAATATCAGTGATGTTTTGAATGGAAGATACACTTCGGTAAGGGAGGAAATGGAACGGTTTGTGGAGCTACGTTCCAGGCATGAAGGGCAAATCGTTATTAAAGTTATCCTGGAAACCTGTTACTTGACTAATGAGCAGATTATCCGGGTTTGTCAACTGGCCCGTCTGACAGGTCTGGATTTTGTAAAAACATCCACAGGTTTTGGTGCTGGAGGCGCAACGGTTGAGCATGTCAGGCTGATGCGGGAAATAGTGGGTCCGGAGTTGGGAGTAAAAGCTTCCGGCGGGATAAAAACTTACGAAGATGCCGCAGCCATGGTCAAAGCCGGGGCCAACCGCATAGGCGCAAGCAATAGCGTGGCTATAGTGTCCAAAACTTAA
- the galU gene encoding UTP--glucose-1-phosphate uridylyltransferase GalU, whose protein sequence is MKKIRKAVIPAGGWGTRCLPASKAIPKEMLPIVDKPAIHYVVEEAVAAGITDILIITGRNKDCIADYFDRNLELETFLEIKGKNELLQKVRHPAGLVNIYYTRQKEPKGLGHAVSLAREFVGREPFAVLLPDDLIDTKVPCLKQMVDMYERRPGTTVAVMEVPREEVKNYGIIKPVRLTANVFVIRDLVEKPAVNKAPSNLAIVGRYIIEPEVFACLDKVEPGAGGEIQLTDALRMLLEKDELYAYKFFGNRYDVGNIAGFVRANIQLGLNHPEFGSVIEKEIMGILDNRLKVG, encoded by the coding sequence ATGAAAAAGATCCGGAAAGCGGTTATTCCTGCAGGGGGGTGGGGTACCAGGTGCCTTCCGGCTTCCAAGGCCATCCCGAAAGAAATGCTGCCCATTGTGGATAAACCGGCTATTCATTACGTTGTTGAAGAAGCCGTTGCGGCTGGCATAACCGATATCCTGATTATAACGGGACGGAATAAAGATTGTATTGCGGATTATTTTGACCGCAATTTGGAATTGGAAACCTTCCTGGAAATTAAGGGGAAAAACGAATTGCTACAGAAAGTCCGGCACCCCGCTGGCCTGGTAAATATTTATTATACCCGGCAGAAGGAACCAAAGGGTCTGGGCCATGCGGTGTCTTTAGCCAGGGAATTTGTGGGACGCGAACCCTTTGCCGTCCTGCTACCCGATGATTTAATTGATACCAAGGTGCCCTGTTTGAAGCAGATGGTTGATATGTATGAAAGGCGGCCCGGCACAACCGTTGCAGTAATGGAAGTTCCCCGTGAAGAAGTAAAAAATTACGGTATTATCAAACCGGTACGCCTGACGGCCAATGTCTTTGTCATTAGGGACCTGGTGGAAAAGCCGGCTGTAAACAAAGCACCGTCAAACCTGGCTATTGTAGGGCGGTACATAATTGAGCCAGAGGTTTTTGCATGCCTTGATAAAGTCGAACCGGGGGCCGGCGGTGAGATACAGTTGACCGATGCCTTGAGAATGCTGTTAGAAAAAGATGAATTGTATGCCTATAAATTTTTCGGGAACCGGTATGATGTTGGCAATATTGCCGGCTTTGTCCGGGCCAACATCCAACTGGGGTTAAATCACCCTGAATTTGGTTCCGTTATTGAAAAAGAAATCATGGGTATTCTGGATAACAGATTAAAGGTAGGCTAA
- a CDS encoding glycosyltransferase, whose product MAGGAADDDPEGQEVLEELVQKAGWHPRVKILNLPPDSHLEINVLQRRADVVVQNSLREGFGLTVTEALWKARPVVATPVGGIRKQVIHEQTGLLAADTDELVVCLKRLLQDCNLSMRLGRQGKEHVRQNFITPVYLYDWLVVLNELS is encoded by the coding sequence TTGGCCGGGGGCGCTGCTGATGACGACCCTGAGGGACAGGAAGTACTTGAAGAATTGGTACAAAAGGCAGGCTGGCACCCAAGGGTTAAAATATTAAACCTGCCGCCGGACAGCCACCTGGAAATCAATGTTCTGCAGAGGAGGGCAGATGTTGTTGTCCAGAATTCTTTACGGGAAGGTTTTGGTCTTACAGTGACCGAAGCTCTGTGGAAAGCCAGGCCGGTGGTTGCTACCCCTGTAGGGGGTATCCGGAAACAGGTCATTCATGAACAGACCGGTCTTTTGGCCGCTGACACTGACGAGCTTGTGGTCTGCCTGAAAAGACTGCTGCAGGACTGTAATTTGTCTATGCGGCTGGGCAGGCAGGGAAAGGAACATGTACGCCAGAACTTTATTACTCCTGTATACCTGTATGATTGGCTTGTCGTGTTGAATGAGTTATCATAA
- the otsB gene encoding trehalose-phosphatase encodes MNQLSAWREGTPEFLAALVLSHPKLLLMTDYDGTLVPIRERPEIALPGPGLLKVLKRLVQKSRVKVAIISGRDLEELNMMLPVAGIYLAGCHGAEIVGPGDEKIKTFDDTELDRVLDEIYSRLLSFTAGKQGFLAERKKTAVALHYRLADPAIALKVVGDFVAAVRPLVNEKELEFLAGKKVIEVRPKAVNKGEAVSCLMNLYPDFYPVYLGDDTTDEDAFKAVRNNGLGILVAGEKKFTAAEQWLRGSQDVLRFMQIIAARC; translated from the coding sequence ATGAATCAGTTATCGGCTTGGCGGGAAGGGACACCGGAGTTTTTGGCAGCTCTGGTTTTATCTCATCCTAAGTTATTACTTATGACGGATTACGACGGTACTTTGGTACCCATCAGAGAAAGGCCGGAAATTGCGCTGCCCGGACCGGGTCTGTTGAAGGTACTAAAACGATTGGTCCAAAAATCAAGGGTAAAAGTTGCGATTATTAGCGGTCGGGATTTGGAAGAGTTGAACATGATGCTGCCTGTTGCCGGGATTTATTTGGCCGGTTGCCACGGAGCGGAAATAGTGGGACCAGGCGATGAAAAAATAAAAACCTTCGATGATACGGAACTGGACCGGGTTTTAGATGAGATTTATAGCCGGTTATTAAGTTTTACCGCGGGCAAACAAGGTTTTTTGGCAGAAAGGAAAAAAACAGCCGTAGCTTTGCATTATCGACTGGCCGACCCGGCAATAGCCTTAAAGGTAGTTGGAGACTTTGTGGCGGCGGTCAGGCCGTTGGTTAATGAAAAGGAACTGGAATTTCTGGCCGGTAAAAAGGTAATAGAGGTCAGGCCAAAAGCAGTCAATAAAGGGGAGGCGGTAAGTTGCCTGATGAACCTTTACCCTGACTTCTACCCTGTGTACCTTGGGGATGACACTACTGACGAGGATGCATTTAAAGCTGTCAGGAACAACGGTTTAGGAATATTGGTTGCCGGAGAAAAGAAATTTACTGCTGCCGAACAATGGTTGCGGGGATCGCAGGATGTACTCAGGTTCATGCAAATAATCGCAGCGAGGTGTTAA
- a CDS encoding alpha,alpha-trehalose-phosphate synthase (UDP-forming), with product MGFIKPLAVKFNGQLVVVSNRGACTFRETSQGVKGIPSVSGLVSALEPVVAREGGVWVAWGGRFGNEGDETGISCPLPEGDPKYVFQEVMLAPREVDLYYNGFANSCLWPLCHNFIEKSVFEEQYWQAYCQVNEKYARVILKTTKPQDFIWIHDYHLAKVPSYIRRFRTRARISLFWHIPFPPAEIFAVMPWAKEYISDMLDAELVGFHTQNYAQNFLQAAEEIAGAKVDYVSGTIYRERKRTKVVALPIGINWREFESLAGSAEVMQRAAQIRRSVGGDYMLVGVDRLDYTKGILERLQALAWLYKNYPQYRDKLTFVQIAVPSRTDTYAYQELRRKIEETVGRINGDFTENYHVPVRYLFKSLSKEELVAHYLAADMALVTPVKDGLNLVAKEYVVTNANNTGVLLLSPFAGAAQQLKEALQANPFSPRETAEQIIAGLEMPDAEKKRRLKALNNIVRNQDIDWWWEQLRLNWLGDVLQSRYVSPSDKVPEVLRHESVIGLAGRDTGVFGSSGFISS from the coding sequence ATGGGTTTTATAAAACCTCTTGCTGTGAAATTCAATGGGCAACTGGTGGTTGTCTCTAATCGGGGAGCCTGTACCTTTAGGGAAACTTCCCAGGGAGTTAAAGGCATACCTTCGGTCAGTGGTCTGGTCTCCGCTTTGGAACCTGTTGTGGCCAGGGAAGGCGGCGTCTGGGTAGCCTGGGGCGGCAGGTTCGGCAATGAGGGCGACGAAACAGGTATTTCCTGCCCGCTGCCTGAAGGTGATCCAAAATATGTGTTTCAGGAAGTAATGCTGGCACCCCGGGAAGTGGATTTGTATTATAACGGATTTGCCAACAGTTGTTTGTGGCCCTTGTGCCATAACTTTATTGAAAAATCGGTGTTTGAAGAACAATACTGGCAAGCATATTGCCAGGTCAACGAAAAATATGCCCGGGTTATTTTAAAGACCACCAAGCCCCAGGATTTTATATGGATTCATGATTACCACCTGGCCAAGGTCCCGAGTTATATCCGCCGGTTCCGGACCCGGGCCAGAATATCCCTATTTTGGCATATTCCTTTTCCACCTGCGGAGATATTTGCTGTTATGCCCTGGGCGAAGGAATACATCAGCGATATGCTGGATGCTGAATTAGTCGGTTTTCATACCCAAAATTACGCGCAGAACTTCCTCCAGGCCGCCGAAGAAATTGCCGGAGCAAAAGTCGATTATGTATCGGGAACAATTTACCGCGAAAGGAAAAGGACAAAAGTAGTTGCTTTGCCTATCGGTATCAACTGGCGGGAATTTGAAAGTCTGGCGGGTTCGGCGGAAGTAATGCAAAGGGCTGCCCAAATCAGGCGGTCGGTTGGCGGGGACTACATGCTGGTCGGCGTTGACCGTCTGGATTATACTAAGGGCATCCTGGAGCGGCTGCAGGCCCTGGCCTGGCTTTATAAAAATTATCCCCAATATCGGGATAAACTAACCTTTGTCCAGATTGCTGTACCCAGCAGAACCGATACATACGCCTACCAGGAACTGAGACGGAAAATAGAAGAAACCGTGGGCCGGATTAACGGTGATTTTACCGAAAATTATCATGTGCCGGTCAGGTATCTTTTTAAATCTTTGAGCAAAGAAGAGTTGGTTGCCCATTATCTGGCGGCGGACATGGCCCTGGTTACACCGGTTAAAGATGGCCTTAACCTGGTAGCTAAAGAATATGTTGTAACCAATGCGAATAATACGGGTGTGCTGCTGTTAAGCCCTTTCGCCGGGGCGGCCCAACAGTTGAAGGAGGCCCTACAGGCGAACCCCTTCAGCCCGCGGGAAACAGCAGAGCAAATAATAGCCGGGCTGGAGATGCCCGATGCCGAGAAAAAACGGAGGTTAAAGGCCCTAAACAATATTGTCAGGAACCAGGATATTGATTGGTGGTGGGAACAGTTACGGTTAAATTGGTTGGGCGATGTTTTGCAGAGCCGATATGTTTCCCCGTCGGATAAGGTTCCGGAGGTGTTGCGGCATGAATCAGTTATCGGCTTGGCGGGAAGGGACACCGGAGTTTTTGGCAGCTCTGGTTTTATCTCATCCTAA
- a CDS encoding amylo-alpha-1,6-glucosidase — MQINNVQDEFRIVPGDIRGSVEVLKEGRMFINTLPGGEIPFRDMGGLGFYYADTRFLNCLELTVNGTKPVFLSRTLRDSHFAQVEMTNKEFTSCGRVVPLQTIHIRLLRLVKDGFYQRLRVINFNQYPVELTLQFKLGADFADIFEVRGMPRSSRGIIAKPVIFKKSVLIGYLGQDNLRRTTRISFSPQPTVITGENNLVHVSYHLVLEPKKKYYIYLKVTPIIGSSAAGLTTQSDLGFARAAEYLADAYRTWKDECIKVMSDNERFDHMLRVAITDLRALSAKYPEGTVLEAGIPWYAAPFGRDALITGWQTLLVNPVLARETLCFMARFQGQEVNSWRDEQPGKIMHEMRFGEMARAGEVPHTPYYGSVDSTLWFIILLAEYVKWAGDTEFFVKMSGSLAKALEWCEKFGDLDGDGYIEYRCRSDKGLVNQGWKDSWDGVIDPQGEIPDGPIALVEVQGYYYKALQDAAELYELTGNQAKARELKDKARALRSNFLRDFWLESKGFLAYALDGQKRTVETIVSNPGQCLFTGILPADKARLVVSRLMGPDLFSGWGIRTMSNQETAYNPMSYHNGSIWPHDNAIIGLGMKLAGEVAPLLRLVETLFEAAQYFDHMRLPELFCGFTREKNLSPVKYPIACDPQAWSIGSIFLLLRALLGIECRGNYIYVRNPQLPGFLQTLRMENIRAGDGNAALEFTKRQDKTYCSVLGTKGDVKVVFE, encoded by the coding sequence ATGCAGATTAATAATGTGCAAGATGAATTCAGGATAGTGCCGGGTGATATCCGGGGTAGTGTGGAAGTTCTGAAGGAAGGCCGCATGTTTATAAATACCTTGCCCGGTGGAGAAATACCCTTCCGGGACATGGGGGGATTAGGGTTTTATTATGCGGACACCCGATTTTTAAATTGTCTCGAATTAACGGTCAACGGGACAAAACCTGTTTTTTTATCAAGGACTTTAAGGGACAGCCATTTTGCCCAGGTAGAGATGACCAATAAAGAATTTACCAGTTGTGGCCGGGTCGTCCCCTTGCAGACTATTCATATCCGGCTTTTGCGGCTGGTTAAAGACGGGTTCTACCAGCGTCTGCGGGTAATAAACTTTAATCAATACCCGGTGGAGCTGACGCTGCAGTTTAAACTGGGCGCCGATTTTGCGGATATTTTCGAAGTGAGGGGAATGCCCCGTTCTTCCAGGGGCATTATCGCCAAACCGGTAATTTTCAAAAAAAGTGTTTTAATTGGCTATCTTGGTCAGGACAATCTACGGCGTACGACAAGAATAAGTTTTTCTCCTCAACCCACGGTTATAACCGGGGAAAATAACCTTGTTCATGTCAGTTACCACCTCGTCCTGGAGCCGAAGAAAAAATATTACATTTATTTGAAAGTTACACCGATCATAGGCTCCAGCGCTGCAGGTTTAACAACCCAGAGTGATTTGGGTTTTGCCAGGGCTGCCGAATACCTGGCCGATGCATACCGGACCTGGAAAGATGAATGTATTAAGGTCATGTCAGACAATGAAAGGTTTGACCATATGCTGCGGGTAGCCATTACAGACCTGCGGGCTTTAAGCGCCAAATATCCGGAAGGAACTGTTCTTGAGGCGGGTATTCCCTGGTATGCTGCGCCTTTCGGCCGGGATGCGCTGATTACCGGCTGGCAAACCCTGCTGGTGAATCCTGTATTAGCCAGAGAAACACTCTGCTTTATGGCCAGGTTCCAGGGGCAAGAGGTGAACAGTTGGAGAGATGAGCAACCGGGCAAGATTATGCACGAAATGCGCTTTGGGGAAATGGCCCGGGCAGGAGAGGTACCCCATACCCCTTATTACGGTTCCGTTGATTCTACCCTGTGGTTTATCATTTTACTGGCAGAGTATGTTAAATGGGCCGGGGATACAGAATTTTTCGTTAAAATGTCCGGGTCATTGGCTAAAGCGCTGGAGTGGTGTGAGAAGTTTGGTGATCTGGACGGCGATGGCTATATAGAATACCGGTGCAGGTCGGACAAAGGTCTTGTCAATCAGGGATGGAAGGATTCCTGGGATGGCGTCATTGACCCCCAAGGGGAGATACCCGACGGCCCCATAGCCCTGGTAGAGGTGCAGGGGTATTACTATAAAGCATTGCAAGATGCGGCTGAATTATATGAACTGACGGGAAATCAGGCAAAGGCGCGGGAATTGAAAGACAAAGCCAGGGCATTGAGAAGTAATTTTTTGCGTGACTTCTGGTTAGAGAGTAAAGGATTTTTGGCTTATGCTCTTGACGGTCAAAAAAGGACTGTGGAAACAATAGTTTCTAATCCCGGCCAATGCCTTTTTACGGGAATATTGCCAGCGGACAAAGCCCGCCTGGTTGTGAGCAGGTTGATGGGTCCGGACCTTTTTTCCGGCTGGGGCATCCGTACTATGAGCAATCAGGAAACCGCTTACAACCCGATGAGTTACCACAACGGATCTATTTGGCCCCATGATAATGCCATTATTGGTTTGGGAATGAAATTAGCCGGAGAGGTGGCGCCGCTGTTGCGCCTGGTAGAAACCCTTTTTGAAGCGGCTCAGTATTTTGACCACATGCGGCTGCCTGAACTTTTCTGCGGGTTTACCCGCGAAAAGAACCTTAGCCCGGTTAAATACCCCATCGCCTGCGATCCACAGGCGTGGTCAATCGGTAGTATATTTCTACTGCTGCGGGCCCTGTTGGGTATAGAATGTCGCGGCAACTATATATACGTGCGCAATCCACAACTGCCGGGCTTCTTACAGACTCTCCGCATGGAAAATATCAGGGCGGGAGACGGTAATGCGGCATTGGAATTTACAAAAAGGCAGGATAAGACATACTGTAGTGTTCTTGGCACGAAGGGAGATGTGAAGGTAGTTTTTGAGTAG
- a CDS encoding glycosyltransferase family 4 protein — MRIAQLHWAFPPIIGGVESHLAMLGPALINSSCQVCLLTGSVPGGKDEEWYEGMYIKRTPLMDLNSLSPEKISRQRHEIRQEIEGFIDRVQPDIIHAHNMHYFSPEHADILYEIKQERGIPLVLTAHNVWADEDKTWQEMNKRAHYWDTVIAVSDYIKRELTRVGYDSSKITTVHHGIDLARFKPVTEEDLEKIKEIYPEFEGRRVIFHPARMSLDKGCHISVEALNIIRKEFPNVLLVLAGTGKTVDWGAHQQRHVQKIMNQVEELGLGNNVFIRFFAWDDMPLVYKAAEFCVYPSCFEEPFGLVMLESMASEKPIVVSRAGGMPEVIQSRVNGFVVEMANAKELADRCCELLRNPGLCRQMGKQGRRMVEERWTKEIMTRATLEIYKKAVRTYTGESVKNTRTA, encoded by the coding sequence ACTGCACTGGGCCTTTCCGCCCATCATAGGCGGGGTTGAAAGCCATTTGGCCATGTTGGGACCGGCGTTGATAAACAGCAGCTGCCAGGTCTGTTTATTGACCGGCTCGGTCCCAGGGGGCAAGGATGAAGAATGGTACGAGGGAATGTACATAAAAAGAACTCCTTTAATGGACCTTAATAGTTTGTCGCCGGAAAAAATAAGCAGGCAAAGACACGAGATCAGGCAGGAAATAGAGGGGTTTATTGACCGGGTTCAACCTGATATTATTCATGCTCACAACATGCACTATTTTAGCCCCGAACACGCCGATATCCTCTATGAAATAAAGCAGGAACGGGGCATACCTCTGGTTTTGACAGCGCATAACGTCTGGGCTGACGAAGACAAAACCTGGCAGGAAATGAATAAAAGAGCCCATTACTGGGATACCGTTATTGCGGTAAGCGACTACATAAAACGTGAGTTGACTCGCGTGGGTTACGACAGCAGTAAAATTACAACTGTTCATCATGGTATAGATTTAGCAAGGTTTAAGCCGGTTACAGAAGAAGACCTGGAGAAAATAAAAGAGATCTATCCCGAGTTTGAAGGACGGCGGGTAATTTTTCACCCGGCGCGGATGAGTCTGGATAAGGGGTGCCATATAAGCGTAGAAGCCCTGAATATTATAAGAAAAGAATTCCCCAATGTATTGCTTGTATTGGCGGGAACCGGAAAAACCGTGGACTGGGGAGCACACCAGCAAAGACATGTGCAGAAAATAATGAATCAAGTAGAAGAACTTGGTCTTGGTAACAATGTTTTCATCAGGTTCTTTGCCTGGGATGACATGCCCCTGGTCTATAAGGCGGCCGAGTTTTGTGTTTATCCATCCTGTTTTGAAGAACCTTTTGGCCTGGTGATGCTCGAAAGTATGGCCAGTGAAAAACCAATTGTTGTTAGCCGGGCAGGGGGAATGCCCGAGGTAATCCAAAGCCGGGTTAACGGCTTTGTGGTAGAAATGGCCAATGCAAAGGAACTGGCGGACAGGTGCTGTGAACTTCTCCGCAACCCCGGCTTGTGCCGGCAGATGGGCAAGCAGGGCAGGAGGATGGTCGAGGAACGCTGGACTAAAGAGATTATGACCAGAGCTACTTTAGAAATTTACAAAAAGGCGGTCCGGACATATACAGGTGAATCTGTCAAAAATACTAGAACTGCGTAG